The Marinifilum sp. JC120 genome segment CAAGAAGACTTTCGATCCTCTGAATATCATGAATCCCGGGAAGGTGGTCTGATGGCTGCCCCCCAAAGTTGCGTGCAGTGCGGAAAATGCCTTGAGGTCTGTCCTTTATTCAAAGTTACCGGACGTGAAGAGTTGACTCCGCGGGCCAAATTTTTTCTTGAGTCACTTGATTCGGGTGAAGGTCTTAGTGAGAAGGATTTTAAATCATTGGCTTCGCTTTGCCTTTCCTGTGGACGTTGTGAGAAGAATTGTCCGCAGAATATGTCCGGCCCGGAATTGGTCACTGATTTGCGGGCCAAATCAAAAGATTTTACCCAATCCTGTTGGGATTTGTGGTTGAAGAATCCCGGTCTGCTTTGGCCCATGGCAGCTGCGGTCTCCAAGCTATCGCCTGAAATTTTACCGGAACCGTTCGGTTCAGCCAGAAAACGGATGCAGGCCCTTTTTGCCAAGAGTCCTGAACCATGGGCGAAACTTGCTACGCAGGCTAAATTTGAAAAGCGTAAAGTCATGCTGTTCAAAGGCTGTGTAGGCCGTTTTGCCCGTAAAGATTGGACGATGAAGGCTGAACAACTCATGGATTCCATGGGGTTGATTCGCTTCGAAAACGCTGAGTTCAGCTGTTGCGGTTCCTCCTACGGCAGTGCCGGACTGCTGGAACGGCAGGCCGATTCAAGGGCTAAAAATATTAAAGTCTGGAAAGATGGCGGCTACCCGCTACTGATCACATTTTGCGCTACTTGCTTGAAAGGTTTGAAAGAGTATGCTCTGAATGATTTCAACGGTGACGAAAAGCTCTTTGCCCGCTGGCAAGAATCTCTGACGCCGTTATCCTCTCTGTTATTGGATGCGGAAGTTGAGTTGCTCGATAATGTTCCGTCTCAAATCGTTTATCATCAACCCTGCCATGCGCCGGAAGTCGATACAGACCGCAAGCTGGTTGAATTGATAGCCGGGGAAAGGTTGCTTCCCGTAAAAGACGACCTTTGCTGCGGGTTCGGCGGGGTTATGCAACTGGGTGCGCCTCAGCTTTCCAAAGAGGTGGGAGAATATTGCATAACCCATCTGACAAAGGGCATGAAACCGGGTGGGCAGATTGTAAGTGGTTGCTCCGCTTGTGTGATTCAGCTTGCCAGTCTTGTAAAAGATGAATATTTTGCCTGCCATTGGCTTGATATTTTGAAATAAAGCCTTATTAAATATCATCCGCTACTAAAAAATATGCCTACTTGATGGGCTTTTTTAAAGAAATTAAATATATAGGGATTCCAAAGGGCCATAACCGTTAGGCGAGAAGTTGTACTTCGAGTCTTACGGATATGGAGAGCAGAGCTGCTTGCTCCTTTGGCCGCCGGAGGCGAAATCACCCGGCAAAAGCGCGTAGCGCATCAAATTTTCTTGCATACGAAATAAGGAAAAGATTTAGATGTTTAATTTGATTGTTTCCAAGTTATTCGGTTCACGAAATGAAAGATTTATTAAAAAGCTGAAGCCTCAGGTCGATCAGATAGCATCCCTTGAGCCTGAGATGAAAGAGCTCACCGATGAGCAGTTTCCGCAGAAGATTGCTGAATATAAAGAACAGGTGGCCGCAGGCACTTCTCTTGATGACATCCTGCCTGAAGTTTTCGCCCTTGTGCGCGAAGCCGGTATTCGTTCCCTTGAAATGCGTCATTACGACGTACAGATGGTCGGTGGTATGGTCCTGCACAGCGGCCGTATCGCTGAAATGAAGACCGGTGAAGGTAAAACTCTTGTGGCGACCCTTGCCGCTGTTCTGAACGCCCTTTCCGGTAAAGGCGTGCACCTGATCACAGTTAACGATTATCTCGCCAAGCGTGATGCTGAGTGGATGGGTAAGCTTTACAATTTCCTCGGTCTTTCCGTTGGGGTTGTTGTTCACGGGTTGACTGATGAAGAACGTCAGGAAGCTTACGGCTGCGATATTACTTACGGTACCAACAACGAGTTCGGTTTCGATTACCTGCGCGACAACATGAAGTTCTACAAGGAGCAGTTGGTCCAGCGCGAACTGAATTTTTGTATTGTGGATGAAGTTGACTCCATCCTCATTGATGAAGCCCGTACTCCGCTCATTATTTCCGGTGCTTCTGACGATGCCACTTCCATGTACGGCCGGGTCAACTCTATCATTCCCCTGCTCAAGCGGGATGAGGATTTCGAGGTTGACGAAAAAGGTCGTTCCATCACCATGACCGATGACGGGGTCATGAAGTGCGAACAGATTCTGGGTATTGATAACCTCTATGACTCCCAGCATATTTCTTTCCAGCATCACATCATGCAGGGCATCAAGGCACACCATCTTTTTGGCTGCGATGTTGATTACATTGTCAAAGACGGTCAGGTGGTCATTGTTGACGAATTTACCGGTCGCCTCATGCCCGGCAGACGCTTTTCCGACGGTCTGCATCAGGCCCTTGAAGCGAAAGAAGGCGTTAAGGTTGAGTCCGAGAACCAGACCTTGGCTTCCATTACTTTCCAGAACTATTTCCGCATGTACAACAAGCTGGCCGGTATGACCGGTACTGCGGATACCGAATCTGTTGAATTCGCACAGATTTACGATCTGGAAGTAATTGTCATCCCCACCAACACCGCAATGATTCGTAAAGACCATCCTGACTCCATCTACAAGACTCAGCAGGAGAAATACAACGCCATTGCTGATGATATTGCTGTTAAGTACAAGAAAGGCCAGCCAGTGCTGGTCGGTACTGTTTCCATTGAGAAGTCGGAACTTGTTTCCAACCTGCTCAAAAAACGCAAGATTCCCCATAACGTACTCAACGCGAAGCATCACCAGCAGGAAGCGGAAATCGTTGCCGAAGCCGGATTTAAGGGTCACGTGACAATCGCCACCAACATGGCCGGTCGTGGTACTGACATCAAGCTCGGCGAAGGTGTTTTGGAAAGCGGCGGTCTGCATATTGTCGGTACCGAGCGTCATGAATCACGCCGTATTGATAACCAGCTGCGTGGTCGTTCCGGTCGTCAGGGTGACCCCGGTTCCACTCGTTTCTACCTTGCCCTTGATGACGATCTTATGCGTCTGTTCGGTTCTGAGCGCATTGCCGGGATCATGGATAAGCTGGGTATGGAAGAAGGGGAGCCGATTGAAAACGGCATGGTCACCAAGGCTATTGAGAATTCCCAGAAGAAGGTTGAAGGCCACAACTTTGAAATTCGTAAACAGCTCCTCGATTATGACAACGTCATGAACCAGCAGCGTGAGGTTATCTACACCCTGCGTCGCGATGTCATGAATTCTGAGGACATGAATGAAATGACCTCCGAGTTTGTGGAAGAACTTTTTGATGATGCTTACTATCCGGTCGAAGAAGCCAAGGGTAAACCCCTTGATGAAGAGACCGAGGAAATGGTCAGGGTTCGTCTTGACGAGCTATTCGGTTTCAGTCGTAATGAGGAATTCAAGGAAAAGCTGCCCACCCGCGAACAGGCGGAAGAATGGGTAGGTGATATCCTCGGTGGCCTTAAAGATAGTGCAGGCGAACATTACCACGAAATCCAGCGCTACTTCCTGCTTGAAGCTCTCGATCGTAACTGGAAAGAGCACCTCTTGAATATGGATCACCTGCGTGAAGGTATCGGACTGCGCGGATACGGCCAGAAGGACCCCAAGCACGAGTATAAGAAAGAAGGCTTCGAGCTTTTCCGTGAAATGCTTGACCGTCTCAAGGAAAATACTGTGCGTGCTCTTTGCCATCTGCGTATTGAAGCCGAAGTTCGCGAGGACGAGTTCCAGCACAAGGAAAGCAAGTCCGACCTTGAGTATTCCGATTCAGAAAAAACTGAAGCCAAGAAAAAGCCCAAACGTCGTAGCGAACCTAAAGTTGGACGTAATGATCCTTGTCCATGCGGCAGTGGTAAGAAATACAAGAAGTGCTGCGGCAAATAGCAGCAGCTGATAAAATAAGTATTAAAGGCTCCCGGAAAGATATTTCCGGGAGCCTTTTTTGTTAATCAATTGCGGATTTTTACTTAAGCTTGCGAAGCATAATAAAAGTTTTTGGGATTCTTAAATCCTTTTCATAAATTTAAAACTTCTTAAATTCTCCGTCAGAATAATCATTATTCATATCTAGGGCCATCCCTGATGGAGAAGCGGGTTCTGATTTTTGCTTGTACTCATTCTGTGCAGGAGCGGGCAGGGCCCGGGGAGTGCTTGAGTTGTTGTTGACCCTGAAGAAGCCCATAGTTTGTTGCAGTTCTTCGGCTTGACTGGAAAGCTCTTCAGAAGTGGAGGCCATTTCTTCGGAAGCCGAGGCGTTCTGCTGGGTAACCTGATCAAGCTGCTGCACAGCCTTGTTGATTTGTTCAGCTCCGGTGAGCTGTTCACTGCTGCCTGCGGTTATCTCCTGCACCAGTTCTGCTGTGCGTTTGATGTCCGGGACCAGTTGGACCAGCATCGTACCTGCTTTTTCTGCCACACTGACTGTGCCGGAGGAAAGGTCGCCGATTTCACGTGCGGCTTCTCCGCTGCGTTCGGCCAGTTTTCTTACTTCTGCGGCTACAACAGCAAAACCTTTGCCGTGTTCCCCGGCTCGGGCTGCTTCAATGGCGGCATTCAGGGCCAGCAGGTTTGTCTGGCGGGCGATTTCTTCAATGATGGATATCTTTTCAGCAATATTTTTCATGGCTTCTACGGCCTGTGTTACTGCTTCCCCGCTTTCTTCAGCCTGTTGAGCGGATTGGACCGCGATACTCTCGGTCTGTTGGGCATTCTCTGCGTTCTGCCTGATATTAGCGGTCATTTCTTCAATGGATGAAGAAACTTCTTCTACATTGGCAGCCTGTTCGGTGGATGCCTGCGAAAGTGATTCCGATGTGGCGGAGAGTTCTTCACTGCCGGAAGCAACATTTTCGGTGGCACCGCCCACTTCACCTACAACAGCGGATAAGCGGTTGACCATGTTGTTCAAGGCTGCGGCAAGGATACCTACTTCGTCTTTTTGATCGAGGTTCAGTGTGCGGGTAAAGTCTCCTTCAGACATACGCTGTGCAAAGCGAACTCCCATCTGGATTGGTCCGGTAATGGCTCTGGTTAGGACGAAGGCGATCAATATGCCGAGAACAAGGGCGACCAAGGTGCCGCTAAAGAGGATTGCGGTGGAGGTTTCCATTTGTTGCAGCATTTTGGCTTTTTGGTCTGCTCGCGCAGCGCGGCATTGTGCGTCAGCCGCTCTTGCTGCTTCAACCATGGTTTTTTCGGCTTCTACTTGTTGGGCCATTAATTGGGCATATTTTTGGAAGTTATCATAGTAGCCGGATATGCTTTTAAGAACTCCGTGAACCTGTGCAATATTGGTCGGGTTATTGAATCTTAGCTTGAGATCCTGAATAAGTTCATCAATGCGCATGATGTCGGTTTTGAGCATTTCAAGATATTTGGGATCTGATGAGATTATGTATTCTTTCTCATTTTTACGGGCGGTTATGAACCATTTGATGGCCCGGTTGGCATCATCGGCTTTGGTCAGTTTATCCTCAATATTTTGTTGTCCATCATTGTAGAGCGCACCTATGTTTTGAAATTCAGACCTGCGGATTCCACTTAGGATTTTACTTTTGGTCCCGGCAAGGATGGATTCAAGTTGTTCTTTTTGTTCGGCTCGCACTTTCTCAAGCTCGGCAAGTACTGCCCGTGCATCAGTGCGCATGAGTTCCATCGTTTCATCTCTATTTTTGACTAACTCCACATAGCCTGCAAATGCGTTGTTGTATCTATCTACAGCAGTTTTCAACTCATTCATCTGGTCGTGGTTGATTTTCTGAGAGAATTTTGCAGATGTATTTTTTACCTGTGATTGAAGATTGCTGATCAGTTCCTTATGTTTTTGCAGGTAGGAGTCATCAGAACGGAGCATGTAGTTTTTTTCGCTCATGCGCGTTTCAAGAATTATGCGGACCATACGGTTGACATCATCGGCTTTATCGACTCGTTCCTCAATACCACCCATACCGTTATGTCCTACATAAGCCATTGCAACGGTCAATAAAATCATGATGGCAAAACTGAGTCCTAATTTAATTGCCAGTTTCATGTTTTTAAGCATTCGAACCTCCAGTATGAAAGTGACTACATTATGATAAGTATAGCTTCTTCTCTTTGGAGGTTATATCATAGCTCAAAAGTGGAATGAAAGAAGAATTGAAAGAAAAGATTTTATGTTGATTTTCGCAAGAACTGGAAAATTTTAATTTCGGGTTAAAATTGTATTGATTGTGCGATCAATGAGGTGTAGAGAGCGGCATCAATTTTGAACAACAGGTATTATCACCTTTAATTAAAAAAATTTAACAGTGAGTGGAAAACCATGCTCGCAATATTCTTTCAAACCTATTTGAAGCTATTCTTTGTCCTGACGCCTTTTTTTGCTATTTCCGCGTTCATCTCCCTGACTCAAGAGATGACTCCCGCTGAGCGCAAAAGAACGGCTGTGAAAGTCACAGTGGCTGTTATTGTCAGCTCTGTGATTCTTTACCTATATGGCAGGTATATTTTTGATCTGTTCGGTATAACCCTAGATGCCTTCAGGATTGGGGCCGGGGCGGTTCTTTTCCTTTCCGCTTTGAATATGGTCAACGGCGGCGGTAAAAAATTTGATGCCGGTAATGATGATGACGATATTGCAGTTGTTCCGCTGGCAATTCCCATTGTGGTCGGTCCGGGAACGATTGGTGCGTTGCTGGTCATGGGGTCTTCGGTTCAGGGCTATCAGGACATGTTTTTGGCCTGCTCTGCTCTTGTTGCCGCTGTATTAACAGTAGGAATTCTGTTATTCATATCCTCAAGCCTAAAACGTCTTTTGGGAAGAAGGGGGCTTAACATAATGAGTCGTTTGACGGGACTTTTTGTTGCGTCAATTGCTGCCCAGATATTCTTTACCGGGGTGCGGAATTTCATGCTGAACTAGTTATTACGGACAGGAGGATTCACCGATGGCAGGAGCGAAAAAATTAACCGACAGGTTTCTGGTTGCACTTTTCAAACGAGGCAAGGCTGATTACCTGCCGCCATCCTATTTACAAATGGAGGGCGGGAAGGTTCTTGCCCCGGGTGAAAATGACAAGCTCTTGAATATGCTTGCCGAAATGGTCGGGAAAGGAATTCTCGAAGAGAAAGACGGTGAGTATAAGCTGCTTACAGACCCGTTTGCATAAATGCCTCCGGCGGCTTAAACCCTTTTGCAAAAGGGTTTAAGAATCCCAAAACCTTTTAATAAGCTTCGCATGTAGTTTAAGAACTA includes the following:
- a CDS encoding MarC family protein, with the protein product MLAIFFQTYLKLFFVLTPFFAISAFISLTQEMTPAERKRTAVKVTVAVIVSSVILYLYGRYIFDLFGITLDAFRIGAGAVLFLSALNMVNGGGKKFDAGNDDDDIAVVPLAIPIVVGPGTIGALLVMGSSVQGYQDMFLACSALVAAVLTVGILLFISSSLKRLLGRRGLNIMSRLTGLFVASIAAQIFFTGVRNFMLN
- a CDS encoding (Fe-S)-binding protein, producing MAAPQSCVQCGKCLEVCPLFKVTGREELTPRAKFFLESLDSGEGLSEKDFKSLASLCLSCGRCEKNCPQNMSGPELVTDLRAKSKDFTQSCWDLWLKNPGLLWPMAAAVSKLSPEILPEPFGSARKRMQALFAKSPEPWAKLATQAKFEKRKVMLFKGCVGRFARKDWTMKAEQLMDSMGLIRFENAEFSCCGSSYGSAGLLERQADSRAKNIKVWKDGGYPLLITFCATCLKGLKEYALNDFNGDEKLFARWQESLTPLSSLLLDAEVELLDNVPSQIVYHQPCHAPEVDTDRKLVELIAGERLLPVKDDLCCGFGGVMQLGAPQLSKEVGEYCITHLTKGMKPGGQIVSGCSACVIQLASLVKDEYFACHWLDILK
- a CDS encoding HAMP domain-containing protein; its protein translation is MLKNMKLAIKLGLSFAIMILLTVAMAYVGHNGMGGIEERVDKADDVNRMVRIILETRMSEKNYMLRSDDSYLQKHKELISNLQSQVKNTSAKFSQKINHDQMNELKTAVDRYNNAFAGYVELVKNRDETMELMRTDARAVLAELEKVRAEQKEQLESILAGTKSKILSGIRRSEFQNIGALYNDGQQNIEDKLTKADDANRAIKWFITARKNEKEYIISSDPKYLEMLKTDIMRIDELIQDLKLRFNNPTNIAQVHGVLKSISGYYDNFQKYAQLMAQQVEAEKTMVEAARAADAQCRAARADQKAKMLQQMETSTAILFSGTLVALVLGILIAFVLTRAITGPIQMGVRFAQRMSEGDFTRTLNLDQKDEVGILAAALNNMVNRLSAVVGEVGGATENVASGSEELSATSESLSQASTEQAANVEEVSSSIEEMTANIRQNAENAQQTESIAVQSAQQAEESGEAVTQAVEAMKNIAEKISIIEEIARQTNLLALNAAIEAARAGEHGKGFAVVAAEVRKLAERSGEAAREIGDLSSGTVSVAEKAGTMLVQLVPDIKRTAELVQEITAGSSEQLTGAEQINKAVQQLDQVTQQNASASEEMASTSEELSSQAEELQQTMGFFRVNNNSSTPRALPAPAQNEYKQKSEPASPSGMALDMNNDYSDGEFKKF
- the secA gene encoding preprotein translocase subunit SecA: MFNLIVSKLFGSRNERFIKKLKPQVDQIASLEPEMKELTDEQFPQKIAEYKEQVAAGTSLDDILPEVFALVREAGIRSLEMRHYDVQMVGGMVLHSGRIAEMKTGEGKTLVATLAAVLNALSGKGVHLITVNDYLAKRDAEWMGKLYNFLGLSVGVVVHGLTDEERQEAYGCDITYGTNNEFGFDYLRDNMKFYKEQLVQRELNFCIVDEVDSILIDEARTPLIISGASDDATSMYGRVNSIIPLLKRDEDFEVDEKGRSITMTDDGVMKCEQILGIDNLYDSQHISFQHHIMQGIKAHHLFGCDVDYIVKDGQVVIVDEFTGRLMPGRRFSDGLHQALEAKEGVKVESENQTLASITFQNYFRMYNKLAGMTGTADTESVEFAQIYDLEVIVIPTNTAMIRKDHPDSIYKTQQEKYNAIADDIAVKYKKGQPVLVGTVSIEKSELVSNLLKKRKIPHNVLNAKHHQQEAEIVAEAGFKGHVTIATNMAGRGTDIKLGEGVLESGGLHIVGTERHESRRIDNQLRGRSGRQGDPGSTRFYLALDDDLMRLFGSERIAGIMDKLGMEEGEPIENGMVTKAIENSQKKVEGHNFEIRKQLLDYDNVMNQQREVIYTLRRDVMNSEDMNEMTSEFVEELFDDAYYPVEEAKGKPLDEETEEMVRVRLDELFGFSRNEEFKEKLPTREQAEEWVGDILGGLKDSAGEHYHEIQRYFLLEALDRNWKEHLLNMDHLREGIGLRGYGQKDPKHEYKKEGFELFREMLDRLKENTVRALCHLRIEAEVREDEFQHKESKSDLEYSDSEKTEAKKKPKRRSEPKVGRNDPCPCGSGKKYKKCCGK